From Brassica oleracea var. oleracea cultivar TO1000 chromosome C3, BOL, whole genome shotgun sequence, a single genomic window includes:
- the LOC106330377 gene encoding uncharacterized protein LOC106330377 yields MELELPKGLYAEGLEPQVKKINNCCHMELIRDLKKVMSAEYNDVKIDPVFKHIMAIADNKLRFSGKLVDSFLCKQLITSKMHEKWFVFARERIRLIYLCVIMGVVMGRDEKVNIPDMYIKLVMDLDKLRKFHWGLHSYDFLLSSIEKARKKLGKKDSYIFEGFSYALQIWIMEAIPDFGEICGRQVSGSFVGPRCGNWKGVANISYEDIIELEDSLTKKGDLFSVISVSGNGDMFQHVDYTRKGEMEDERVDLLLDRIRQKFDWSSTEWPVLEPEETEMEEADSQDRGSETDKTVADTDVLAEEETSSVTVARKGKRKVLDEGAVTRKKKLLCKRFAGKNLVFGPETKSFIEGLIQTSVTSLGDKLSTQMANMERMFTERMGKMEIEVSQLRDAISLTGERRYPSKKAAEEAPLHSKAKQAPPKSKANQDPPKRKGAQAPPKRKGDQPTPTKKSLQENRSFPTTVLVGIQSDGKKIATETKDFDFGLSTQDFRDLSQATFVEGFDLSQVKVETSRKSKPLNMAPLQWNDEQIDRTKEDSPDAALVFFREEDWEKVRTWSTSSTRLRIGPATLDFEIANRLMDKSEWVDSLEIDAAMYVFRERTSLKRWRPHRVAFMTVAFSNMIKKEYGLLEAQGRKNYMLHNLLLQYGKGVLPPHGRTQEIWNVDVNRMYVPVHVSGNHWITLCISFVTRSIDVFDCSGRKRYKELDGFANLISRIVKAVQPTRHQKDFAVGAYTVSYVPVGKLNKSACDCGVYAVKFIECHALGLELSLLHDGNIIKARHRVLWDLWEAANDPELIDRMSKYQSPECLSSTVEEIL; encoded by the exons ATGGAGTTAGAGCTACCTAAGGGACTGTATGCAGAGGGTTTGGAACCTCAGGTCAAGAAGATCAATAATTGCTGCCACATGGAACTTATCAGGGATCTGAAGAAAGTCATGTCTGCAGAGTACAATGATGTGAAGATAGATCCTGTTTTCAAACATATCATGGCTATTGCGGATAACAAGCTCAGGTTTTCAGGGAAATTGGTGGATAGTTTCTTGTGTAAGCAGCTGATTACCTCGAAGATGCATGAGAAGTGGTTTGTCTTTGCGAGGGAAAG GATAAGGTTGATCTACCTGTGTGTGATAATGGGTGTGGTGATGGGGAGAGATGAGAAGGTGAACATCCCTGATATGTACATCAAGTTGGTGATGGATCTTGACAAGCTCCGGAAGTTCCATTGGGGTCTCCACTCGTATGACTTCCTGCTAAGTTCCATTGAGAAGGCTAGGAAGAAGTTGGGTAAGAAGGACAGCTACATTTTTGAGGGTTTCTCATATGCTCTCCAGATTTGGATTATGGAAGCAATTCCTGATTTTGGAGAAATATGTGGGAGACAAGTCTCTGGCAGCTTCGTCGGTCCAAGGTGTGGCAATTGGAAAGGAGTTGCAAACATTTCTTATGAAGACATCATTGAGCTTGAGGACTCCTTAACTAAGAAG GGTGACTTGTTCTCGGTTATTTCAGTGAGTGGTAATGGTGATATGTTTCAGCATGTTGACTATACAAGGAAGGGTGAGATGGAAGATGAACGAGTGGACCTTCTTCTAGATAGGATCAGACAGAAGTTTGATTGGAGCTCCACAGAATGGCCAGTTTTAGAGCCAGAAGAGACTGAAATGGAGGAAGCCGACAGCCAGGATAGAGGGTCAGAAACTGATAAGACTGTAGCTGATACTGATGTTTTAGCAGAGGAGGAGACCTCTTCGGTCACGGTTGCAAGAAAAGGCAAGAGAAAGGTTCTTGATGAAGGAGCAGTGACAAGAAAGAAGAAGTTGCTGTGTAAACGATTTGCAGGAAAAAATCTTGTTTTTGGTCCTGAAACTAAGAGTTTCATTGAGGGTCTCATCCAGACATCTGTCACTTCCTTGGGGGATAAGCTCAGTACGCAAATGGCTAATATGGAGAGGATGTTTACAGAGAGGATGGGGAAGATGGAGATTGAGGTTTCACAGCTCAGGGACGCAATCAGTTTGACTGGTGAAAGACGCTATCCTAGCAAGAAAGCAGCTGAAGAAGCTCCACTACACAGCAAAGCCAAGCAAGCTCCACCTAAGAGCAAAGCCAATCAAGATCCACCTAAGAGAAAAGGCGCTCAAGCTCCACCTAAGCGCAAAGGCGATCAACCTACACCAACAAAAAAA TCACTACAAGAAAACAGGTCGTTTCCGACTACGGTATTAGTCGGTATTCAGTCG GATGGGAAAAAGATTGCTACAGAAACTAAAGATTTTGATTTTGGATTGAGTACACAAGACTTTAGGGACCTGTCCCAAGCTACATTTGTTGAGGGTTTTGATCTGTCTCAAGTGAAAGTTGAGACCTCAAGGAAATCAAAACCATTGAACATGGCTCCACTGCAGTGGAATGATGAGCAAATAGATCGAACCAAAGAAGACTCACCAGATGCCGCGTTGGTGTTTTTCCGTGAAGAGGATTGGGAAAAAGTTAGAACTTGGTCAACTTCCTCCAC ACGTCTACGGATTGGACCTGCCACTTTAGATTTTGAGATTGCTAATCGTCTTATGGATAAATCTGAGTGGGTTGATAGCTTG GAGATTGACGCCGCAATGTACGTATTCCGGGAGAGAACATCTTTGAAACGATGGAGACCTCATCGTGTAGCCTTCATGACTGTCGCCTTCAGCAATATGATTAAAAAAGAGTACGGTCTTTTAGAAGCTCAGGGTAGAAAGAACTACATGCTTCATAATTTGCTACTGCAGTACGGTAAAGGGGTCCTTCCACCACATGGCAGGACACAAGAGATATGGAATGTAGATGTGAATCGGATGTATGTCCCTGTTCATGTCAGTGGGAATCATTGGATCACCTTGTGCATCAGTTTCGTGACGAGGAGCATTGATGTGTTCGACTGCTCGGGTAGGAAAAGGTACAAAGAGTTGGATGGGTTCGCAAACCTTATTTCGCGTATTGTCAAGGCAGTTCAGCCTACGAGACACCAGAAGGATTTCGCAGTCGGTGCATATACTGTTTCCTATGTCCCCGTTGGGAAACTGAATAAAAGTGCATGTGACTGTGGCGTCTATGCAGTGAAGTTCATTGAGTGCCATGCGCTTGGATTGGAGTTGTCGTTGTTGCATGATGGTAACATTATCAAAGCTCGCCACAGGGTTTTATGGGATCTTTGGGAAGCAGCTAATGATCCGGAATTGATTGACAGGATGTCAAAGTATCAATCCCCAGAGTGTCTCTCTTCGACTGTAGAGGAGATTCTGTGA
- the LOC106336420 gene encoding subtilisin-like protease SBT5.3, translating to MKRTNLLSFLPFLVLLLLPHLGSKPILASEDVSSYVVYFGSHSHVGVITQDAMDRVRETHYDFLGSFTGSREIATDAIFYSYTKHINGFAAHLDHDLASAISKHPEVVSVFPNKALKLHTTRSWDFMGLEHNSYVPSSSIWRKARFGEDSIIANLDTGVWPESKSFSDEGLGPIPSRWKGICQNQKEATFHCNRKLIGARYFHKGYAAAVGPLNSSFDSPRDIDGHGSHTLSTAGGAFVPGANVFGQGNGTAKGGSPRARVAAYKVCWPPAKGNECYDADVLAAFDAAIHDGADVISVSLGGEPASFFKDSVAIGSFHAAKKGIVVVCSAGNSGPADSTVSNVAPWQITVGASTMDREFASNLILGNGKHYKGQSLAPSSLPHAKFYPIIAASEAKAKNVTASDAQLCKIGSLDPQKAKGKILVCLRGINGRVEKGRAVALAGGVGMVLENTNATGNDLTADPHVLPATQISFKDSLALSRYISQTKKPIAHITPSRTVLGTKPAPVMAAFSSKGPSSVAPEILKPDITAPGVSVIAAYTGAVSPTNEKFDPRRLLFNAVSGTSMSCPHVSGIAGLLKTRYPSWSPAAIRSAIMTTATTMDDIPRPILNSTYMKATPFSFGAGHVRPNLAVNPGLVYDSGIKDYLNFLCSLGYNASQISVFSGKVFACSSRKASLYNLNYPSITVPNLSSSKVTVSRTVKNVGRPSTYTVRVNNPEGVYLAVQPTSLNFTKVGEQKTFKVTIAKRKGKVAKGYVFGDLVWSDKKHRVRSPIVVKL from the exons ATGAAGCGTACAAATCTTTTATCGTTTCTTCCCTTTCTAGTTCTTCTTCTTCTTCCTCACTTGGGTTCGAAACCCATCCTTGCATCTGAAGAT GTGTCCTCATATGTGGTGTACTTTGGAAGTCACTCCCATGTCGGAGTTATAACCCAAGATGCTATGGATCGAGTCAGAGAAACACATTACGACTTTCTTGGTTCCTTCACTGGAAG CCGTGAGATTGCCACAGATGCCATTTTCTACTCATACACAAAGCACATCAACGGCTTTGCCGCTCATCTCGACCACGACCTAGCATCAGCTATCTCCA AACACCCGGAAGTTGTGTCTGTATTTCCAAACAAAGCCTTGAAGCTTCACACGACTAGATCATGGGATTTCATGGGTTTGGAACACAACTCGTACGTTCCTTCCTCTTCCATTTGGAGAAAGGCCAGATTCGGAGAAGATTCCATCATTGCAAATCTCGATACAG GTGTGTGGCCGGAATCGAAGAGCTTTAGTGATGAAGGCTTGGGACCAATTCCTTCAAGATGGAAGGGAATATGTCAAAACCAGAAAGAAGCCACTTTCCATTGCAACAG GAAGCTGATCGGAGCAAGGTACTTCCACAAGGGCTACGCAGCAGCCGTGGGACCTCTCAACTCCTCCTTCGACTCTCCACGCGATATCGACGGCCATGGCTCCCACACTCTCTCCACCGCCGGAGGAGCTTTCGTCCCCGGAGCCAACGTCTTCGGCCAAGGCAACGGCACGGCTAAAGGTGGCTCCCCACGTGCCAGAGTCGCCGCCTACAAAGTCTGCTGGCCACCGGCCAAAGGCAACGAGTGCTACGACGCCGACGTGCTCGCCGCTTTCGACGCCGCCATCCACGACGGTGCCGACGTCATCTCTGTCTCCCTTGGAGGCGAACCAGCCTCGTTTTTTAAAGACAGCGTAGCGATCGGGTCGTTTCACGCCGCTAAGAAAGGGATCGTTGTCGTCTGCTCCGCCGGGAACTCCGGACCGGCGGATAGTACGGTTTCGAACGTTGCGCCGTGGCAGATAACCGTTGGAGCTAGCACCATGGACCGCGAGTTTGCTAGTAATCTCATTCTTGGTAACGGAAAGCATTACAAG GGACAAAGCTTGGCACCATCATCTTTGCCACATGCAAAGTTCTACCCAATAATAGCAGCTTCGGAAGCAAAAGCTAAGAACGTTACAGCTTCTGATGC ACAATTGTGCAAAATTGGATCGCTTGACCCGCAAAAGGCAAAGGGGAAGATATTAGTGTGTCTTAGAGGAATCAACGGGAGAGTGGAAAAGGGACGAGCCGTGGCTTTAGCTGGTGGTGTAGGGATGGTTCTCGAGAACACTAATGCCACCGGTAATGATCTAACCGCTGATCCGCATGTCCTCCCTGCCACACAGATCAGTTTCAAGGACAGCCTTGCCCTGTCAAGATATATCAGCCAAACCAA GAAGCCGATTGCGCATATTACTCCTTCAAGGACAGTTTTGGGAACAAAACCAGCGCCTGTAATGGCTGCCTTCTCGTCCAAGGGTCCTAGCTCGGTGGCTCCCGAGATCCTGAAGCCGGATATTACTGCGCCTGGTGTGAGTGTGATCGCTGCCTACACTGGAGCAGTATCTCCAACAAACGAGAAGTTTGATCCTCGACGTCTTCTGTTCAATGCTGTTTCAGGAACCTCCATGTCTTGTCCTCATGTCTCTGGCATTGCCGGTCTTCTCAAAACCCGTTATCCTTCTTGGAGCCCTGCAGCCATCCGCTCTGCCATCATGACTACTG CAACAACAATGGATGACATTCCCAGACCCATCCTAAACTCAACCTACATGAAGGCAACGCCTTTTAGTTTCGGGGCAGGACACGTCCGACCAAACCTAGCTGTGAATCCTGGTCTGGTTTACGATTCAGGCATCAAGGACTACCTCAACTTCTTATGCTCCCTTGGATACAATGCATCACAAATCTCTGTATTCTCTGGGAAAGTTTTTGCCTGTTCAAGCCGTAAAGCCAGTCTTTACAACCTTAACTATCCTTCCATCACAGTTCCAAACCTGTCATCGAGCAAAGTCACCGTCTCAAGAACCGTTAAAAACGTTGGAAGGCCTTCGACCTATACCGTCCGGGTGAATAACCCAGAGGGTGTTTATCTTGCGGTTCAGCCGACGAGCTTAAATTTCACCAAGGTTGGAGAGCAAAAGACGTTTAAGGTGACCATTGCGAAGCGTAAGGGGAAAGTGGCTAAGGGTTATGTGTTTGGAGATTTGGTCTGGTCAGACAAGAAGCATCGTGTCAGGAGTCCCATTGTGGTGAAGCTTTGA
- the LOC106330376 gene encoding uncharacterized protein LOC106330376: MGWIFSADEKGARLLLLESSSTLEVFKRMVLEDFDMEEDSLPDLELSYLPTELINTSTCPPVIIANDRQLQNFVGFVQKCVSTRLCVTSKAKVENLNEPDFDLNKSPADSSTAEEEGNSVDRGNKPAPMFVERQCEKKKEKIRGFEVDEDAYDADTMISAKEDIHNMSKFYLLNVVKKGQLFEKKSLLKATFEICAMKHNFHYEVIKTDRQLWYVRCEDNACNWCVRAECLKDSAYFIIKKYVGEHTCAPSSKTKPCKTASAKTIGSLIMHRYEGVKEGPKCNDIIQIMRMNHGCEITKSLAWDAREYAANAVRGIPERSYGKIPKYLHMLREANPDTHSSYEIDSKGRFRYLFIAFGQSIRGFNRVIRRVIVVDGTFLKNKYKGVLMVATAVDRNSNLYPLAFGVVDSENENFWEWFMRQLNVVIAVDHHLAFISDRHAAIAKALETVGLFKYASCGV, from the exons ATGGGATGGATTTTTTCGGCTGATGAGAAAGGGGCTAGGCTACTGTTATTGGAATCAAGTTCTACCTTAGAGGTTTTTAAAAGAATGGTTTTGGAGGATTTTGATATGGAAGAAGATAGCTTACCCGATTTGGAGTTGAGCTATCTACCTACTGAGTTGATCAATACATCAACATGTCCACCTGTGATCATTGCAAATGATCGACAACTTCAGAATTTTGTTGGTTTTGTTCAAAAGTGTGTTTCTACTCGATTGTGTGTAACTTCTAAAGCCAAAGTTGAGAATCTGAATGAACCAGACTTTGATCTTAACAAGTCGCCAGCTGATTCAAGTACTGCTGAAGAGGAGGGAAACTCGGTTGACAGGGGGAACAAACCAGCTCCTATGTTTGTTGAGAGGCAATGCGAGAAAAAGAAAGAAAAGATTAGAGGATTCGAAGTTGATGAGGATGCCTATGATGCTGATACCATGATCTCGGCCAAAGAGGACATACATAATATGTCAAAGTTTTATCTGCTCAATGTTGTTAAGAAGGGACAATTGTTTGAGAAAAAATCTTTGCTGAAGGCGACTTTCGAGATATGTGCAATGAAGCATAACTTTCACTACGAGGTTATCAAAACGGATAGACAGCTTTGGTATGTTAGATGTGAGGATAATGCATGCAATTGGTGTGTTCGAGCAGAGTGTTTGAAGGATTCTGCATATTTCATTATCAAAAAGTATGTTGGTGAACATACATGCGCACCTTCAAGCAAAACCAAACCATGTAAGACTGCTTCGGCCAAAACTATAGGCAGTCTGATTATGCATAGGTATGAAGGCGTTAAGGAAGGGCCGAAATGCAATGATATAATACAGATTATGCGTATGAATCATGGCTGTGAGATCACGAAATCTTTAGCATGGGATGCTCGTGAATATGCGGCTAATGCAGTTAGAGGTATTCCGGAGAGAAGTTATGGAAAAATACCGAAATACTTGCACATGCTGAGAGAGGCTAATCCGGATACACATTCATCGTATGAGATTGACAGCAAAGGGAGATTTCGGTACCTGTTTATTGCATTTGGGCAATCAATACGAGGATTCAACAGAGTCATAAGGAGGGTTATTGTGGTTGATGGCACTTTTCTGAAGAACAAATACAAAGGAGTTCTAATGGTTGCTACTGCTGTAGACAGAAATTCTAATTTGTATCCTCTTGCATTCGGAGTAGTCGACTCAGAGAATGAAAATTTTTGGGAATGGTTTATGAGACAACTAAATGTTGTCATTGCTGTTGATCATCATTTGGCTTTTATTTCGGACAGACATGCGGCCATTGCTAAGGCGCTTGAGACT GTTGGTCTGTTCAAGTATGCAAGTTGTGGTGTTTGA
- the LOC106329302 gene encoding LOW QUALITY PROTEIN: putative inactive disease susceptibility protein LOV1 (The sequence of the model RefSeq protein was modified relative to this genomic sequence to represent the inferred CDS: deleted 2 bases in 1 codon), whose product MSLKRLVKSLLSHCLSIISFFRRTPLPPEESELIQDRRIVMAEEFVSSGVQKLLGVVNRETKRLRGVHEQVADLICQKRALQSFLEDADAKKYGSERLRNLLEDVKDVIEDAEATEDSYLLKERSGEEKGIMTCVKRHSCFLFNRRKFATHIEGINKRISKLIARMCDFGIHQIIDGNCSVSSHERQRLQRETQQTFPGSSENNLVGVEQSVKTLVGHLVDNNDNIQVVSISGMGGIGKTTLAKQVFQHDDVRRHFKGFAWIYVSQEFTQKDIWQRVLQDLRPHDGDVKQMDEGTLQGKLCQLLETSRYLIVLDDVWKDEAWDRIKAAFPLKRGGSKVILTSRNEGVGSHADPTCFPFRPRTLTLEESWQLCKSIVFPKQDATEFVVDEELEAMGKKMMLTHCGGLPLAVKVLGGLLAKKPTVSEWEKVCDQVARESGLDDKKLSSVYRVLCLSYEDLPMHLKHCFLYLAHFPEDYKIDLEKLFLCWAAAGIIKSFHDGDTTIRESGEDYLEELVTRNIVIVVKSNSSWETHFPKDYKMDVEELFTNWGAEGIIKSVWNGATIQESKEDYLEDLVRRNMVTIVNSYSSWGSGYCQMHDIMREVCLLKSKEENFVDFINSHTSTTTINAHIPSRSRRLVVHGGSALHMLGRKKNKRVRSILCFGAEGNLWKQSSRGFRSLPLLRMLDLNGAKFKGGELPSSIGKLIHLRFLSLRGACVSKLPHSLGNLKFLLYLNLCVNQVVHVPNVLKEMLELRYLLLPAFMDDKTKLELAALVKLETLWYFPTKNISVTDLLCMTRLRTLRVYLNGGCTSETLSSSLRGLSKLEQFTLVASDKSHVYNGGDFTRDCNRLKSLTLVMHMPRSLEQDQFPPLLAHICLQYCRMEEDPMPVLEKLLHLESVDLSDSCFVGRRMVCSESGFPRLCALQISKQEELEEWIVEEGSVPCLRTLTIEKCEKLKELPDGLKYITCLKELKIQRMNKEWTKKLEPGGEHYCRAQHIPDVQFINCIGE is encoded by the exons ATGTCGTTGAAAAGATTGGTTAAGAGTCTATTATCCCATTGCCTCTCGATCATCTCTTTCTTCCGAAGAACGCCGCTACCACCAGAGGAGAGTGAGCTGATTCAGGATAG GAGAATAGTTATGGCTGAGGAATTTGTGTCGTCCGGAGTGCAGAAACTCTTGGGCGTCGTGAATCGAGAAACTAAGCGATTGCGTGGAGTTCACGAGCAAGTTGCTGATTTAATATGTCAGAAGAGAGCGCTACAATCATTTTTGGAAGATGCAGATGCCAAGAAATATGGGAGTGAAAGATTGAGAAACCTCTTGGAAGATGTCAAGGACGTTATTGAGGATGCTGAAGCTACAGAAGATTCCTATCTTTTGAAAGAACGTAGTGGAGAAGAAAAAGGGATCATGACGTGTGTGAAAAGACATTCTTGCTTCTTATTTAATCGCCGGAAATTTGCTACACATATTGAAGGCATAAATAAGAGAATCTCTAAGCTGATTGCCCGAATGTGTGATTTTGGAATACACCAGATCATCGATGGTAACTGTTCAGTGTCTTCGCACGAGAGACAAAGGCTGCAACGGGAGACCCAACAAACATTTCCTGGAAGTTCTGAAAACAATCTTGTGGGAGTGGAACAAAGTGTTAAAACACTGGTTGGTCACTTGGTGGATAATAATGATAACATCCAAGTGGTTTCCATATCCGGAATGGGTGGTATTGGT AAAACAACACTAGCCAAACAAGTTTTTCAGCATGATGATGTACGACGTCATTTTAAAGGATTTGCATGGATCTATGTTTCGCAAGAGTTCACTCAAAAGGACATTTGGCAAAGGGTATTGCAAGATCTTAGACCACATGATGGAGACGTTAAACAGATGGATGAGGGTACTCTTCAAGGAAAACTCTGTCAATTATTGGAAACGTCAAGATATTTGATTGTCCTCGATGATGTATGGAAAGATGAAGCTTGGGACAGAATCAAAGCGGCGTTTCCCCTAAAAAGAG GTGGTTCTAAGGTGATACTTACTTCTCGCAATGAAGGTGTGGGTTCACACGCAGATCCAACATGTTTTCCCTTTAGACCAAGAACCCTTACCCTCGAAGAAAGTTGGCAGCTGTGTAAGAGCATAGTATTCCCTAAACAAGATGCAACTG AATTTGTTGTTGATGAAGAACTAGAAGCCATGGGTAAGAAAATGATGCTCACACATTGTGGAGGACTACCTTTGGCCGTTAAAGTGCTAGGAGGCTTGTTAGCTAAGAAACCTACGGTTTCTGAATGGGAAAAAGTATGTGACCAAGTTGCACGAGAATCTGGTTTAGATGATAAAAAACTCAGTTCAGTTTACCGAGTATTGTGTCTGAGTTATGAAGATCTGCCAATGCATTTGAAGCATTGCTTCCTTTACCTAGCTCATTTCCCCGAAGATTACAAGATAGATTTGGAGAAATTGTTCCTTTGTTGGGCTGCAGCAGGAATAATAAAATCATTTCATGATGGAGATACCACCATTCGAGAAAGTGGGGAAGACTATCTCGAAGAGCTTGTAACGAGAAATATAGTTATAGTTGTAAAAAGCAATTCGAGTTGGGAGACTCATTTCCCTAAAGACTACAAAATGGACGTTGAGGAATTATTCACAAACTGGGGTGCAGAAGGAATAATAAAGTCAGTTTGGAATGGAGCGACCATTCAAGAAAGTAAAGAAGACTACCTTGAAGACCTAGTTAGGAGAAATATGGTCACTATTGTAAATAGCTATTCGAGCTGGGGATCGGGTTACTGTCAGATGCATGACATCATGAGAGAAGTATGTTTATTAAAATCCAAAGAAGAGAACTTTGTTGACTTCATCAACTCACATACTTCCACCACTACCATCAATGCTCACATTCCTAGCAGATCTCGAAGACTCGTTGTACATGGTGGCAGTGCACTTCATATGCTGGGACGTAAAAAAAATAAAAGGGTTAGATCTATTTTGTGTTTTGGAGCTGAGGGAAACTTGTGGAAGCAGTCATCTCGAGGATTCCGAAGTTTACCATTACTCAGGATGTTAGATCTGAATGGAGCCAAGTTTAAAGGAGGGGAGTTACCTTCCAGTATTGGGAAGCTCATCCACTTGAGATTCTTGAGTTTACGTGGGGCTTGCGTATCTAAACTACCTCATTCCCTAGGGAACCTAAAGTTTCTGCTCTATTTGAACTTGTGCGTCAATCAGGTAGTTCATGTCCCAAATGTTTTAAAAGAGATGCTAGAGTTGAGGTACCTTTTGCTACCAGCTTTTATGGACGATAAAACGAAGTTGGAATTGGCTGCTCTAGTAAAGCTGGAGACGTTGTGGTATTTCCCAACGAAAAACATCAGTGTGACAGACCTCCTATGTATGACTAGGCTCAGGACTCTCCGTGTATATCTCAATGGTGGGTGTACTTCTGAAACACTATCTTCATCTCTTCGTGGATTAAGTAAGCTGGAGCAGTTTACTTTAGTTGCTTCTGACAAATCACATGTTTATAACGGGGGAGATTTCACTAGGGACTGCAATCGTCTAAAGAGTTTAACGCTGGTGATGCATATGCCAAGGTCTCTTGAGCAAGATCAATTCCCTCCTTTACTTGCACACATATGTCTGCAATATTGCAGGATGGAGGAGGATCCAATGCCGGTTCTTGAAAAGTTGCTTCATCTTGAGTCGGTTGATTTATCAGATAGTTGCTTCGTCGGGAGGAGAATGGTGTGCTCGGAATCTGGATTCCCTCGGTTATGTGCTCTACAAATATCTAAACAAGAAGAACTGGAAGAGTGGATAGTAGAAGAAGGGTCGGTGCCATGTCTTCGTACTTTGACTATAGAGAAATGTGAAAAGTTGAAGGAGCTACCTGACGGGTTGAAGTATATAACTTGCTTGAAGGAACTGAAGATTCAAAGAATGAACAAGGAGTGGACGAAGAAATTGGAACCAGGTGGGGAACACTACTGCAGAGCCCAACACATTCCTGATGTTCAGTTTATCAATTGTATCGGCGAATAA